TCGTAGGTGTAGTCCTCCATCAACGACGCCCCGCCGGGCAACCCGTAGCCCATGACCTTCGCGGCCCGGACCAGGATCGCGGTCTTCCAGTCGCCCTCGGCGCCGAAGCCGTACCCGTCGGCCATGAGGCGCTGGACGGCCAGGCCGGGCAGCTGGCGCAGCCCGCCCAGGTCCTGGAAGTTCGTGGTGAAGGCAGCGAAGCCGCCTTGCTCCAGGAAGGTCCGCAGGCCGATCTCGATGCGGGCGCCGTAGCGCAACGACTCGTGCCGTGCCCCGCCCGGCCGCAGCTCGGCGGCCACGTCGTACTGCTGGTCGTACTGGGCCACCAGCTCGTCGACCTCGGCGTCGCTGGCCGCGTCCACGGCAGCGACGAGGTCGTTCACGCCCCAGGTGTTGACCGAGACCCCGAGGCGGATCTCGGCCTCGGTCTTGTCGCCCTCGGTGACGGCGACGTCGCGCATGTTGTCCCCGAAGCGGGCCAGGCGCAGGTGCCGCATGGCGTCCCAGCCCGCCGCCGCCCGCGCCCAGGTGCCGACCCTGGCCTGCACCCGGGCGTCGGAGGCGTGCCCGACGACGGTCTTGCGCGCCACCCCCAGCCGGGTCACGATGTACCCGAACTCCCGGTCGCCGTGAGCGGCCTGGTTCAGGTTCATGAAGTCCATGTCGATGTCGGCCCACGGCAGGGCCACGTTGGCCTGCGTGTGCAGATGGAGCATCGGCTTGGTCAGGGCCTCCAGGCCCAGGATCCACATCTTCGCCGGGGAGAAGGTGTGCATCCAGGTGATCACGCCTAGGCACGCCTCGTCCGCGTTGGCGTCCAGCGCGGCCCGGCGGATCGCGTCGCGGTCCTTCAGCACCGGCTTCCACACCACCTTGACCGGGACGCCCATGGCCTCGTCGAGCAAGGTCGCCACCGCGCGGGACTGCTCCGCCACCCGGGCCAGGGTCTCCTCGCCGTACAGGTCCTGACTCCCGGTGAGGAACCAGATCTCCTTGCCCTCATACGGGTTCTTCATGCGCGCTGCTCCTCCTGCCGGGCGGGCTGGCCGTAGACGTTCTGGTACCGGTCGAACAGCTTCTCGATGTCCGCCGGGGGGATGGGGACGGGTTCGCCGAGCTGGCGGGCGACGTGCACGGTGCGGGCGACCTCTTCGCACAGCACGGCGGCCTTGACCGCCGCGCGGGCGTCCTTCCCGACCGTGAAGGGTCCGTGGTTGCGCATCAGCACCGCCGGCGAGTGCGACCCCTGCAGGGTCTCGACGATCCCACGCCCGATCGAGTCGTCCCCGATCAGCGCGAACGGCCCCACCGGGACGTCCCCACCGAACTCGTCCGCCATCATCGTCAGCACGCACGGGATCGGCTCCCCCCGCGCCGCCCACGCCGTCGCGTACGTCGAGTGCGTGTGCACCACCCCACCCACGTGCGCCATGTGCCGGTAGACGTACGCGTGGGCGGCGGTGTCGGAGGAGGGCTGCAGGTGCGCAGGAGTGCCGTCGTCGATCTTGTTGCCCTCCAGGTCGCACACCACCATCAGCTCCGGCGCTAGCTCGTCGTAGGACACCCCCGAGGGCTTGATGACGAACAGGTCCGCCCCCGGCACACGCTCGGAGACGTTGCCCGCCGTCCACACCACCAGCTCCCACCGGGGCAGCTCGGCGTGCAGCGTGGCCACCCGTGCGCGGGTGCCGGCCACCGCGTCCCGGACGTCGGCCGGCAGCCCAGTGAGCTGGACGCTCATCGCGCCTGCCTCTCGAACGCGTCGCTCTCGGCGGCCGCGGCGGCCTCTCTGGTGGCGGCGGAGACGACCTCGCGGCGCAGCTTCTTGAGGCGGTGCATGACGTCGTTGCCGCCGCGGCCGAAGTAGTCGTGCAGCGTCTTGTACTCGGCGAACAGCGCGTCGTAGCGCAGCGCCGCGTCCTCGTCGGGCGTGTAGGCAGCCACGACCCGTTTGCCCATGGCCCGCGCGGCCGTGCGGACGTCCGCGTGCAGCCCCGCCGCGACCGTGGCATGGATCGCCGAGCCCAGCGCCGGGCCCTGCTCGGACACGATGGTCGACAGCGGCAGACGGGTGACGTCGGAGTACAGCTGCATGAGGAACCGGTTCTTCAGCAGCCCGCCGGCCACCACCAGCTCGTTGACCGGCACACCGGCGTCGTCGAACGCCTCGACGATCACCCGGGTGCCGAACGCGGTGGCCTCCAGCAGCGCCCGGTAGACCTCCTCCGGGCGCGTGGTCAGCGTCAGGCCCAGGACGAGCCCGGACAGCTCGTGGTCCACCAGCACCGACCGGTTGCCCGAGTGCCAGTCCAGAGCGACCAGGCCGTGCGCGCCCACCGGCTGCGCGGCCGCCTTCTCGGTCAACAGCTCGTGCACGGAGATCCCACGCTTCTGGGCCTCGTCCACGTACTGCGGTGGCACCGCATTGTCGACGAACCACCCGAAGATGTCCCCGACACCGGACTGGCCGGCCTCGTACCCCCACACGCCCTCGACGATGCCGCCGTGGACCACCCCGCACATGCCCTGGACCTCCGCCAGGGTCTCGCCGTTCATCACGTGGCAGGTGGACGTGCCCATGATGGCGACCATCTGCCCGGGGTCGACGGCGTCCGCGGCCGGCACGGTCACGTGGGCGTCGACGTTGCCCACCGCCACCGCGATGCCCTCCGGCAGGCCCGTCCATGCCGCGGCCTGGGCGCTCAGCCCGCCCGCGCGCTGCCCCAGCTGGCCGATCTCGTGCTCGAGCTTGTCGCGGACGAACCCGGCGAAGTGCGGGTTGAGCTCGGCCAGGAAGTCCTCGGCCGGGTACGCCCCGTCCTGATAGATCCCCTTGTACCCCGCCGTGCACGCGTTGCGCACGTACGTGCCGGTCAGCTGCCAGACGATCCAGTCCGCCGCCTCGACCCAGTGCGCCATCGCGTCGTAGACCTCGGGGTCCTCCTCGAGCAGCTGCAGGCCCTTGGCGAACTCCCACTCCGAGGAGATCAGGCCGCCATAACGCTTGATCCACGACTCCCCGCGGCGGTGCGCGAGCTCGTTGATACGGTCCGCCTGCGGCTGCGCCGCGTGGTGCTTCCACAGCTTGACGTACGCGTGCGGCCGGTCGGCGAACCGGTCCAGCTCGCACAACGGCGTGCCGTTGGCGTCGACCGGCACCATCGTGCACGCCGTGAAATCCGTGCCGAGACCGACCACGTCGGCCGGGTCCACCCCCGCCGCCGCGAGCGCCGCCGGCACCGCCGTTCGCAGCACCTCGACGTAGTCCGCCGGCGCCTGCAAGGCCCAGTCCGGTGGCAGGGCCCGTCCGTCCGCGGCGGTGAGCCGACGGTCCATGACCGCGTGCGGGTACTCGTGCACCGCGCTGCCCAGCTCCTCGCCGGTCGCCGCACGGACCACCACTGCGCGGCCCGAGAGGGTCCCGTAGTCCACCCCCACCACGCAGGCGGTGCTGAGATCCACCATCGAAGCCCCCTTGCCTCGACCGCACTGCTCCGCGCGGCCATCTGGTGCGCCCTAATGTGAGCGCTAACATCGCTGCCAATGTTAACGCTCACATCTCGCGTGTCAAGCGGGCCCGGCGTACCGATATCGGGTCGAGATACGGGCTAAAGCGGCACAATTCCGCCGAAAGTGGGACGGCAGGGCGGGGTCAGGCGGGCGCGCTCGAGGGCGGCGGGCCGGACGACGCGCGGATCACCAGCTCCGGGGGGATAAGCGTGGTGCTCGGGCGTCCGCCGTCGAGCGCGCCGAGCACCACCTCGAGGCACCGCCGGCCGACTGCGGCGAACGGCTGGCGCACCGTCGTCAGGGGCGGGGTGAAGTACTCGGAGCCGGCGATGTCGTCGAACCCGACCACGGAGACGTCCTCGGGCACGCGGACGCCGGCCTCGTAGAACGCCCGGAGCATGCCGAGCGCCATCTGGTCGTTGGCCGCGAAGACGGCGTGGGGGACGCGACGCTCCCGCACGAACCGGTGCGCGAGGTCGTAGCCCTGGATCCCGTCCCAGCCGCCCGCGACGAGCGGGGAGACCTCCAGGCCGGCCTGCTCCATCTCGCGGCGCCACCCGGCCACGCGGGCACGGGCGTCGAACCAGTCGTTCGGTCCGCTGACGTGCACGATCTCGGTGTGGCCGAGGTCGATGAGGTGGCGCGTGGCCAGGCGAGCCCCGAGCTCCTGGTCGACCGCCACGACGTGGAGCGAGGAGGTCGAGCGCAGCCCGGCAGCGACCATGACCACCGGTAGTTCGCCCGCCAGCCTCTCCGCCGCGGCGGCCACCTGGCTCCGGGCGGCGACGACGACGATGCCGTCGACCCCCAGGCTCAGGAAGTGGTCTAGAGCGGCCTGGATCGTTGCCGCGCGTGCGTCCCGGATGACCGTCACCGTCGTGGCGTAACCGGCCTCGCGGGCGGCCTCCTCGATGGCGACCGTGGTGTTGGTGGGCCCGAACCGCGCCTCGCCGGGATTGACGACGCCGATGAGTCGGGTCCGCCTCGTGACCAGTGCCCGGGCCGCGGTGTTGCGGCGGTAGCCGAGCGCGCCGATCGCCGCGAGCACCCGCTCCCGGGTGTCCGGCCGGACCGTCTCGGGGTTGTTGAGCACGCGGGACACCGTCTGGTGCGACACCCCGGCCCGCACGGCCACGTCCGCCATGGAGGGCGACTGCCGCCTCGCTCGAACGCCCGGGGGCTTGTCCATGTCGCTCCTGCCGGACGTCGGATCGGTCGTGCCAGGGTATCGGCGGCTCGAGGGGCTCTCGTCCGGGTCAGTCCGTTCGCAGCCCGGTCACGACGCCAGGCTCAGTCCGTGCCCGCTGCCGGCACCGGCCCCAGGAGAACGTTCGCCCACGCGCCGTGGACGGACTCGTCGTCGCTGGGGTGGAAGATCCCGGCGAGCACGTCCCGGTACAGGCGCGAGAGCTCCTTGTCGTTGGAGTAGGACGACCCCCCGGAGGCGCGCACGCACTTGGTCACCACGTCGAGCGCCACCTCGCTGGCGCGGGACTTCACCGCGGAGAGCTGCGGCATCCACAGCGCACCGCGGTCCACCTGCTCGTCGACGTCGCGGGCGGCCTGCGCGATCTGGGGGTAGATGCCGTCCAGCTGGATGGCCGCGTCGGCCAGCCGCCACCGGATGTCGGGGTCGTTGGCGTACGGCGCGCCGCCGTTCTTCAGCGAGGTGCGCTTGTGGACGGTCGCGACGGCGACGTCGATTGCCCGCTTCGCCACACCGGTGTAGACCGCGGCGAGAAGGATCTCGAAATTCGCGAAGATCCCGAAGATGAACGGGTCCGTCGTGGGCCCGGGCGGGATGCGCCGCACGATCCGGTCGGCGGCCGCGTGGGCGCCGTCGAGCCGGGTGGAGAAGGACTGGGAGGCGCGCATGCCCATCACGTCCCACTCCCCCACCGTCTCCACGCCGCCGCCGTCGCGGTTGAGGAAGCCCCACACGTTGAGCGGGCCGTCCGGGCCGGTGGAGTCCTCGCCGAAGGTGCCCAGGCGCGTCCACACCGGGGCGAGGGAGGTGAAGATCTTCAGGCCGTGGAAGGAGTAGCCGCCCTCGCCGTCGGGCCGTGCCTCGGTGACCGAGCCGAAGAGGACCAGGTCGTTGCCCGCCTCCGAGACGCCGAAGGCGAAGATCTCCCCGGCGGCCGCCTCGTGGAGGATGAAGTCGCAGGAGTCGTCGCCGCGGTCGTGGACGGACTTGGCGACGCCGACCCACACGTGGTGCATGTTGACCGCGAGCGCGGTCGCGGGCGCCGCGCCGGCCAGGCGCATCTGCTCGCGGGTCATCTCCTCAAGGCTCAGCCCGGCGCCGCCGAGCTCCGCGGGGACCATGGCGGTGAGGTAACCGGCGGCCTGGAGGTCGGCGAGGTCCTCGTGCGGGAAGGCGTTCTCGGCGTCGTAGCGCGCCGCGCGCGCACGGATGCGGTTCAGCAGTTCCTCGGTGAGTATCTGGCGCTCGGTCATGGGTGGTGGGTCCTTCCGGTCGGTTCTGGTTTCGACCTTATGCCCCGGGTCCGCGTCGGGGGCTTGCCGGGTGGCGGCAGCGGGCTGGTCGTGAGCGTCGCCGGCGGTGGGTTCCGGGCGGCACCGGCGGTGGGTTCCGGGCGGCGCCGGCGGCCATGTCACCGGTGCCCCCTACCGTGGGGACCATGAGCCCGACCGCCACGAAGACCGCCCGGCCCCCCAAGCCCGCCTTCCGCTGCAGCGACTGCGGCTGGACGACGGCGAAGTGGGTCGGCCGGTGCGGAGAGTGCCAGGCGTGGGGCACAGTCGAGGAGGGCGCCGGCGCGTCAGCCGGGGCCCGGGTGCCGGCCGCGCTCGCGCCGTCCGCTCCCGCCCGACCGATCTCCGACGTCGACGTGGAGGCTGCCCGGGCCCGCAGCACCGGCGTCAGCGAGCTCGACCGGGTGCTCGGTGGTGGGATCGTGCCGGGCGCCGTCGTCCTGCTCGCCGGCGAGCCGGGCGTGGGCAAGTCGACCCTGCTGCTCGACGTCGCGGCGAAGGCGGCGGCCGTGTCCGCCAGCCCGTCCGACGGGGGCCCGGGCGGGCCCGTGCTGTACGTCACCGGTGAGGAGTCCGCCGGCCAGGTGCGGCTGCGCGCCGAGCGCATCGGGGCCCTCACCCCGCACCTGCTGCTCGCCGCCGAGACCGATCTGGCAACGCTGCTGGGGCACGTGGACAACACTGGTCCCTCGCTGCTCGTGGTGGACTCGGTGCAGACGATCGCCGACTCCACCGTCGACGGTGCCGCAGGCGGCACCAGCCAGGTCCGCGCGGTCGCCTCCGCACTCATCCACGTGGCCAAGGCCCGCGACATCCCCGTGCTGCTGGTCGGGCACGTCACGAAGGACGGCTCCATCGCCGGGCCACGTGTGCTCGAGCACCTGGTGGACGTCGTCTGCCAGTTCGAGGGGGATCGCCACTCCCGGCTGCGGATGGTCAGGGCCGTGAAGAACCGGTACGGACCGACGGACGAGGTGGGCTGCTTCGACCTGTCCGACACCGGGATCACCGGCCTCGCGGACCCCTCGGGGCTGTTCCTGTCCGGGCAGCGCTCGGCCGTGCCCGGCACCTGCGTCACCGTGACACTGGAGGGGCGCCGTCCGATGCCCACGGAGATCCAGGCCCTCGTGGCGCCGTCGCCGCTCGGGTCGCCGCGGCGCACCACCTCGGGGCTGGACTCCTCCCGGGTGTCCATGACGCTCGCGGTCCTGCAGTCCCGGCTGGGGGTCTCGCTGGCCAACGCGGACGTGTACGTCTCCACTGTCGGCGGGGCGCGGGCGGTGGAGCCGGCGGTCGACCTCGCCGTCGCCCTGGCCGTGCTGTCCTCCGGAGAGGGCAAGGTGATCGACCAGGGCGTCGTCGCGATGGGCGAGGTGGGCCTGACGGGAGAGGTCCGCAGCACCGTTGGGGTCCAGCGGCGCCTGGCAGAGGCCGCCCGGCTGGGATTCACGCACGCCCTCGTGCCCGCCCACGGGGCGGCGGACCTCAAGCCCGTGCCCGGCCTCATCGTCCGGCCGGTGAGCAACCTCCACGAGGCTGCCCTGGCGGCGTGGCGCGTCGGCGAGCCCGGCTCACCGGCCGAGCGTGGCAGCGTGTCACAGGTGACCGGCCGGGAGGTGTGACCAGATCGATACCCCCAGACGCTCCTCGAACGCCCGCTCAACCCCCGCGTCGGCCCAGGCGCCCATAAGATGACCGAGTTGGACCGCTTTCCACAGTCAGCATGTGAGGTGCCGTGCCCGAGTTCCCCCCCGACGGCAAGCTCCGCGCCATGCTCCACGCGGTAGCACCAGGCACCGAGCTACGGGACGGGCTCGAGCGCATCCTGCGTGGGCGCACCGGGGCCATCGTGGTGTTGGGCTACGACGAGGTGGTCGAGGCGATGTGCTCAGGCGGGTTCGAGCTCGACGTGGAGTTCTCCGCCACCCGGCTGCGAGAGCTGGCCAAGATGGACGGCGCGGTCGTCGTGGACTTCGCGAACCGCCGGATCCGCCGCGCCAACGCACAGCTCCTGCCGGACGCGTCCATCGAGACGTCCGAGTCGGGCATGCGGCACCGCACCGC
This window of the Georgenia yuyongxinii genome carries:
- a CDS encoding L-ribulose-5-phosphate 4-epimerase — encoded protein: MSVQLTGLPADVRDAVAGTRARVATLHAELPRWELVVWTAGNVSERVPGADLFVIKPSGVSYDELAPELMVVCDLEGNKIDDGTPAHLQPSSDTAAHAYVYRHMAHVGGVVHTHSTYATAWAARGEPIPCVLTMMADEFGGDVPVGPFALIGDDSIGRGIVETLQGSHSPAVLMRNHGPFTVGKDARAAVKAAVLCEEVARTVHVARQLGEPVPIPPADIEKLFDRYQNVYGQPARQEEQRA
- the radA gene encoding DNA repair protein RadA, with protein sequence MSPTATKTARPPKPAFRCSDCGWTTAKWVGRCGECQAWGTVEEGAGASAGARVPAALAPSAPARPISDVDVEAARARSTGVSELDRVLGGGIVPGAVVLLAGEPGVGKSTLLLDVAAKAAAVSASPSDGGPGGPVLYVTGEESAGQVRLRAERIGALTPHLLLAAETDLATLLGHVDNTGPSLLVVDSVQTIADSTVDGAAGGTSQVRAVASALIHVAKARDIPVLLVGHVTKDGSIAGPRVLEHLVDVVCQFEGDRHSRLRMVRAVKNRYGPTDEVGCFDLSDTGITGLADPSGLFLSGQRSAVPGTCVTVTLEGRRPMPTEIQALVAPSPLGSPRRTTSGLDSSRVSMTLAVLQSRLGVSLANADVYVSTVGGARAVEPAVDLAVALAVLSSGEGKVIDQGVVAMGEVGLTGEVRSTVGVQRRLAEAARLGFTHALVPAHGAADLKPVPGLIVRPVSNLHEAALAAWRVGEPGSPAERGSVSQVTGREV
- the araA gene encoding L-arabinose isomerase, which encodes MKNPYEGKEIWFLTGSQDLYGEETLARVAEQSRAVATLLDEAMGVPVKVVWKPVLKDRDAIRRAALDANADEACLGVITWMHTFSPAKMWILGLEALTKPMLHLHTQANVALPWADIDMDFMNLNQAAHGDREFGYIVTRLGVARKTVVGHASDARVQARVGTWARAAAGWDAMRHLRLARFGDNMRDVAVTEGDKTEAEIRLGVSVNTWGVNDLVAAVDAASDAEVDELVAQYDQQYDVAAELRPGGARHESLRYGARIEIGLRTFLEQGGFAAFTTNFQDLGGLRQLPGLAVQRLMADGYGFGAEGDWKTAILVRAAKVMGYGLPGGASLMEDYTYELTPGKEKILGAHMLEICPTLTTARARLEVHPLGIGEREDPVRLVFDTDPGPGVVVAMSDMRERFRLTANVVDVVGPDEPLPNLPVARAVWQPHPDLATSAECWLTAGAAHHTVLTTAVGLEAFEDLADIAGIELAVIDAGTTARGFTRELRLNQAYYRLAQGM
- a CDS encoding LacI family DNA-binding transcriptional regulator, with the protein product MDKPPGVRARRQSPSMADVAVRAGVSHQTVSRVLNNPETVRPDTRERVLAAIGALGYRRNTAARALVTRRTRLIGVVNPGEARFGPTNTTVAIEEAAREAGYATTVTVIRDARAATIQAALDHFLSLGVDGIVVVAARSQVAAAAERLAGELPVVMVAAGLRSTSSLHVVAVDQELGARLATRHLIDLGHTEIVHVSGPNDWFDARARVAGWRREMEQAGLEVSPLVAGGWDGIQGYDLAHRFVRERRVPHAVFAANDQMALGMLRAFYEAGVRVPEDVSVVGFDDIAGSEYFTPPLTTVRQPFAAVGRRCLEVVLGALDGGRPSTTLIPPELVIRASSGPPPSSAPA
- the araB gene encoding ribulokinase, producing the protein MVDLSTACVVGVDYGTLSGRAVVVRAATGEELGSAVHEYPHAVMDRRLTAADGRALPPDWALQAPADYVEVLRTAVPAALAAAGVDPADVVGLGTDFTACTMVPVDANGTPLCELDRFADRPHAYVKLWKHHAAQPQADRINELAHRRGESWIKRYGGLISSEWEFAKGLQLLEEDPEVYDAMAHWVEAADWIVWQLTGTYVRNACTAGYKGIYQDGAYPAEDFLAELNPHFAGFVRDKLEHEIGQLGQRAGGLSAQAAAWTGLPEGIAVAVGNVDAHVTVPAADAVDPGQMVAIMGTSTCHVMNGETLAEVQGMCGVVHGGIVEGVWGYEAGQSGVGDIFGWFVDNAVPPQYVDEAQKRGISVHELLTEKAAAQPVGAHGLVALDWHSGNRSVLVDHELSGLVLGLTLTTRPEEVYRALLEATAFGTRVIVEAFDDAGVPVNELVVAGGLLKNRFLMQLYSDVTRLPLSTIVSEQGPALGSAIHATVAAGLHADVRTAARAMGKRVVAAYTPDEDAALRYDALFAEYKTLHDYFGRGGNDVMHRLKKLRREVVSAATREAAAAAESDAFERQAR
- a CDS encoding acyl-CoA dehydrogenase family protein, with product MTERQILTEELLNRIRARAARYDAENAFPHEDLADLQAAGYLTAMVPAELGGAGLSLEEMTREQMRLAGAAPATALAVNMHHVWVGVAKSVHDRGDDSCDFILHEAAAGEIFAFGVSEAGNDLVLFGSVTEARPDGEGGYSFHGLKIFTSLAPVWTRLGTFGEDSTGPDGPLNVWGFLNRDGGGVETVGEWDVMGMRASQSFSTRLDGAHAAADRIVRRIPPGPTTDPFIFGIFANFEILLAAVYTGVAKRAIDVAVATVHKRTSLKNGGAPYANDPDIRWRLADAAIQLDGIYPQIAQAARDVDEQVDRGALWMPQLSAVKSRASEVALDVVTKCVRASGGSSYSNDKELSRLYRDVLAGIFHPSDDESVHGAWANVLLGPVPAAGTD